Proteins encoded within one genomic window of Methanosarcina barkeri str. Wiesmoor:
- a CDS encoding PQQ-binding-like beta-propeller repeat protein translates to MKKMKSKIPILCTILLLMMAIIPASAMTSDWLLGGGSSGGEGGETPVAVAPMPDSSDTVMFKNNLYHTGVTSQAGPIDDPDLIWSTHTGYMNTDPLVLDDLLVSVCSHNISVHNITTGEYIWNTVTSGENLGPACYGNGTIFYPESSRGKLSAYDIRNGDLLWNITGLGGSYSQLNTPVVYEDHRIYFGTCYGNPSAYYCYYDNGTQCWSYEGDGYYWAGAAVIGDYLVFGGEDMNLTSLNKNTGELVDEINVSAVFSIPNSGSQIQSSVSYDENSSRCYFTTTSGYCCVIGFDKSTGKFVRTDKASHSIGPSTSTPAIYNGRLYVGVGKMFKSGGEPCLFCLNASDLSEIWKYTANGIIQSSPTVSTYYENSTGDIYIYFTTNVKNGTVYCLRDNASNTDAMEVWHWTPPESMQQYVLGGAVIKQGYLFFGNNEWKGAAGCTFALKRSDSNPVVADFSAENTFGKAPLNVSFTDESTGYGIDGWLWDFGDNTTSNETNPYHIYENNGLYTVSLTVIGSGSSNTSTRTGLINVTDQITPVADFSYSVSGTQSPVSVEFTDTSYNTNSATTWSWDFGDNTTSNLQNPTHQYAEDGTYSVTLTVSSQYESNTVKKSGIIIVEPWNVPEWATNDSWPQFQKDAQHSGFSEGSAPSTATRLWVSDNIGAVRSSSVAVSGGRIFVNCNDNDTGMSVIRSLNQQTGAVLTDHGEADGGGFYGSWSSPVYDDGKVWCGLNNYPEGTTYNSVNGGTMVADGKVFSSNWKGNQYFCFEESTGEELWNFSAPVSSYAQSCPAYKDDKVYVLYWHGFSDDGENLVYCLNADTGEEIWKHANISSNPCGSPMITDDAVYFTTYNPEGESAQLYALNITDGSVLWSNTSITGTDSTPAYAYGNIYVSSGYSRYITYCFNATTGELVWETDPKDNIGFWTCSPAAADGKVYVGTGGSGLVCLDAYTGELIWQDKGGGSTPAIVDGVVYSVGKDGKVYAYSSSQSVADFTANTISGEAPLTVNFTDQSNGAESWSWDFDGDGNVDSTEQNPAHTYTAADNYTVNLTVTNAEGSNSKVKTDYITVTDSSTLGDQPDLIVSSIIPPSGVNANTSCNIGATINNIGASDAVIFNATLSVNGAVVDTSTVSGIVSGSSTAVNFSWKPVKSGDYSVKVSADAGDVIAESNETNNELTDSITVEEASSGSQKGSSSVSLNVTIIPVISLEVSPSALDFGELYPGKNSELQYLNLKNRGSCDVNVTAIVCDFSAGDELFSQGLMLDSQLWDNYWKVVGRNSQENTSVALQVPTDYAGSGNKKGTITFWAEAAE, encoded by the coding sequence ATGAAAAAAATGAAAAGTAAAATACCCATTCTTTGCACAATACTTCTTCTGATGATGGCAATTATCCCGGCATCTGCAATGACTTCAGATTGGCTATTAGGCGGAGGTTCATCAGGCGGAGAAGGTGGTGAAACACCTGTTGCAGTCGCACCTATGCCTGATTCATCGGATACGGTGATGTTCAAGAACAACCTCTATCACACCGGGGTTACATCGCAGGCAGGTCCTATTGATGACCCTGACCTGATATGGTCTACGCATACGGGATACATGAATACGGACCCCCTTGTTTTAGATGATCTTTTAGTATCCGTGTGTAGCCACAATATAAGTGTCCATAACATCACGACGGGAGAATATATATGGAACACCGTTACATCCGGAGAGAATCTTGGGCCTGCATGCTACGGTAACGGAACGATATTCTACCCCGAAAGCTCCAGGGGAAAACTCTCTGCATATGATATTAGAAACGGGGACCTTTTATGGAATATAACAGGACTTGGGGGGTCTTATTCACAGTTAAACACCCCCGTTGTATATGAAGACCACCGGATCTATTTTGGAACATGCTATGGGAACCCATCTGCTTATTATTGCTACTATGACAATGGAACCCAGTGCTGGAGTTATGAAGGAGACGGTTATTACTGGGCAGGAGCTGCAGTAATCGGCGATTACCTTGTATTCGGAGGGGAGGATATGAACCTGACGTCCCTCAACAAGAATACGGGTGAGCTTGTGGATGAGATTAACGTATCTGCTGTCTTCTCGATACCGAATAGCGGAAGCCAGATCCAGTCGTCGGTGTCATATGATGAAAACAGCAGTCGCTGTTACTTCACGACGACCTCCGGATATTGCTGTGTAATAGGATTTGATAAAAGCACAGGGAAGTTTGTCAGGACCGATAAGGCTTCACATAGTATAGGGCCAAGCACTTCGACCCCAGCCATATATAATGGACGGCTCTATGTCGGAGTCGGCAAGATGTTCAAATCTGGTGGTGAGCCCTGTCTTTTCTGTCTGAATGCATCAGACCTGTCGGAAATATGGAAGTACACTGCAAACGGCATCATCCAGTCTTCGCCCACAGTGTCCACATACTATGAGAATTCAACAGGAGACATTTACATCTACTTTACAACAAATGTCAAAAACGGAACGGTGTACTGTCTGAGGGACAATGCGAGTAACACCGATGCCATGGAAGTCTGGCACTGGACTCCTCCTGAGAGTATGCAGCAATATGTTCTTGGCGGGGCTGTTATTAAGCAGGGGTATTTATTTTTTGGAAACAATGAGTGGAAAGGAGCGGCGGGTTGTACTTTCGCCCTCAAAAGAAGCGATTCCAATCCTGTTGTTGCAGACTTTTCCGCTGAAAACACCTTCGGAAAGGCCCCGCTCAACGTGTCGTTTACCGATGAATCCACCGGCTATGGTATAGACGGATGGCTCTGGGACTTTGGAGACAATACCACTTCGAACGAGACGAACCCTTATCATATATATGAAAATAACGGCTTATATACGGTAAGCCTCACTGTTATAGGTTCTGGCAGTTCCAATACATCCACAAGAACAGGACTTATCAATGTCACGGATCAGATAACTCCGGTAGCGGACTTTTCATATAGTGTTTCCGGCACTCAAAGTCCCGTATCAGTTGAATTCACCGATACCTCATATAATACCAACTCTGCGACCACTTGGTCCTGGGACTTCGGTGACAATACTACCTCAAACCTTCAGAACCCGACCCATCAGTATGCCGAAGATGGCACGTACAGCGTAACCCTCACCGTTTCAAGCCAGTACGAAAGTAATACTGTTAAGAAATCCGGTATTATAATAGTCGAGCCCTGGAATGTTCCCGAATGGGCTACAAACGATTCCTGGCCGCAGTTCCAGAAAGATGCACAGCACAGTGGCTTTTCCGAAGGATCTGCACCATCAACAGCCACCAGACTCTGGGTAAGTGACAACATCGGTGCTGTTAGAAGTTCTTCGGTTGCAGTATCAGGGGGCAGGATCTTTGTAAACTGCAATGACAACGATACCGGAATGTCTGTCATCCGCAGTCTTAACCAGCAGACCGGAGCCGTCCTTACCGATCACGGTGAAGCGGATGGCGGTGGTTTTTATGGTTCCTGGTCTTCACCTGTTTATGACGACGGGAAAGTATGGTGTGGCCTGAACAACTACCCTGAGGGTACCACTTACAACTCGGTAAACGGCGGCACAATGGTTGCAGACGGGAAGGTATTCTCATCTAACTGGAAGGGTAACCAGTACTTCTGCTTCGAGGAATCCACCGGAGAAGAATTATGGAATTTCAGTGCACCTGTTTCATCTTATGCGCAGTCATGTCCCGCGTATAAGGACGATAAAGTCTATGTTCTTTATTGGCATGGCTTCAGTGATGACGGTGAAAATTTGGTCTACTGCCTCAATGCAGATACCGGTGAGGAGATCTGGAAACATGCCAATATAAGCAGCAACCCCTGCGGATCTCCGATGATAACCGACGATGCTGTCTACTTTACGACCTACAACCCGGAAGGAGAAAGTGCACAGCTTTATGCACTGAATATCACTGACGGTTCAGTATTGTGGTCCAACACCTCCATCACAGGTACAGATTCGACCCCGGCCTATGCTTATGGGAATATATATGTAAGCAGTGGTTATTCTCGTTATATTACATACTGCTTCAATGCCACAACAGGAGAACTGGTCTGGGAGACCGATCCCAAAGACAACATCGGGTTTTGGACCTGCTCGCCTGCGGCTGCCGACGGCAAGGTTTACGTAGGGACCGGAGGTTCCGGTCTCGTCTGTCTTGATGCCTACACCGGAGAGCTAATCTGGCAGGACAAAGGGGGTGGCAGTACACCTGCAATCGTCGATGGGGTTGTATACTCAGTCGGTAAAGACGGCAAAGTCTATGCATACTCTTCAAGCCAGTCTGTTGCTGATTTCACAGCCAATACGATTTCTGGTGAAGCTCCCCTGACTGTTAATTTCACCGACCAGTCCAATGGTGCTGAAAGCTGGTCCTGGGACTTTGACGGCGACGGAAACGTGGATTCCACCGAGCAAAACCCGGCTCATACTTACACTGCCGCAGATAATTACACCGTGAACCTCACAGTTACAAACGCAGAGGGAAGTAATTCCAAGGTAAAAACAGACTATATCACGGTAACCGACTCTTCGACTCTGGGGGACCAGCCTGATCTCATTGTTTCTTCCATTATCCCGCCGTCCGGTGTTAATGCAAATACCTCATGCAACATCGGCGCCACCATCAACAACATCGGCGCAAGTGATGCTGTAATCTTTAACGCGACCCTTTCCGTAAACGGCGCTGTTGTGGATACCAGCACCGTATCAGGGATTGTATCGGGCAGTAGCACTGCTGTTAATTTCTCGTGGAAACCGGTTAAGTCTGGGGATTACAGCGTTAAGGTAAGCGCAGATGCGGGGGATGTGATAGCCGAATCGAATGAGACAAATAACGAACTTACGGATAGTATCACTGTTGAGGAAGCTTCTTCAGGGAGCCAGAAAGGGTCATCAAGTGTGTCCCTGAATGTAACCATTATTCCGGTGATTTCTCTCGAGGTCTCTCCTTCAGCCCTGGATTTTGGGGAACTGTACCCTGGAAAAAACAGTGAGCTCCAGTATCTAAATCTCAAAAACAGAGGAAGCTGCGACGTAAATGTTACAGCCATAGTCTGCGACTTCTCTGCTGGAGATGAGCTTTTCAGCCAGGGACTGATGCTGGACTCTCAGCTATGGGATAATTACTGGAAAGTAGTAGGAAGGAACAGTCAGGAAAACACTTCAGTAGCTTTACAGGTTCCGACTGATTATGCTGGTTCCGGGAACAAAAAGGGGACAATAACCTTCTGGGCGGAGGCAGCCGAATAA